From Gemmatimonas sp., a single genomic window includes:
- a CDS encoding aldehyde dehydrogenase family protein, translating to MTTFHNFIGGAWVAPSTGDYFENRNPADQQDLIGRFPASGVADVEAAVASAQRGFDRWKRTPAPARGDVLRRVGDLMAARKEEIANLMTREMGKPLAETRGDVQEGIDTAYYAATEGRRLFGHTVPSELASKWAMTMRRPIGVCGLITPFNFPMAIPTWKAFPALLCGNSVILKPAEDVPHTATVLVEILLAAGLPPEVIQLVHGMGEVVGKALVEHPQVPVISFTGSTETGRFVGETCGRMHKRLSLEMGGKNAQIVLEDADLDLAVDGVLWGAFGTTGQRCTATSRLILQAGIHDTFVEKLVARAQALVLGDGREAGHDVGPLVNEAAREKVERYVQIGKEQGATLRCGGARATGGALDAGIFFQPTIFTNVTAGSRLEQEEIFGPVLSVIQVATVEEAFAVNNGVRYGLSSSVYTSNVNVAFLALQDLDNGITYVNAPTIGAEAHLPFGGVKETGNGHREGGWEVYEFYSETKVGYVDYSGALQRAQIDNY from the coding sequence ATGACGACTTTTCACAACTTCATTGGTGGCGCGTGGGTCGCGCCGTCGACCGGCGACTATTTCGAGAATCGCAATCCGGCCGACCAGCAGGACCTGATCGGCCGCTTTCCCGCGTCTGGCGTGGCCGACGTGGAAGCCGCCGTGGCGAGTGCGCAGCGTGGCTTTGACCGCTGGAAGCGCACCCCGGCGCCGGCGCGCGGTGACGTGCTGCGCCGCGTTGGCGACCTGATGGCGGCGCGCAAGGAAGAAATCGCGAACCTCATGACGCGCGAGATGGGCAAGCCGCTCGCGGAAACGCGTGGCGATGTGCAGGAAGGCATCGATACGGCGTACTACGCGGCCACCGAAGGCCGTCGCCTGTTCGGCCACACGGTGCCGAGCGAATTGGCCAGCAAGTGGGCCATGACGATGCGTCGGCCGATCGGGGTATGCGGGCTGATCACGCCGTTCAACTTCCCGATGGCCATTCCCACGTGGAAGGCGTTTCCGGCGTTGCTGTGCGGCAACTCGGTGATCCTCAAGCCGGCCGAAGATGTGCCCCACACGGCCACCGTGCTGGTCGAGATTCTCCTCGCGGCCGGTCTGCCTCCTGAGGTGATTCAGCTGGTGCACGGCATGGGCGAAGTGGTCGGAAAGGCGCTGGTGGAGCATCCGCAGGTGCCGGTGATTTCGTTCACGGGTTCGACCGAGACCGGTCGCTTCGTGGGTGAAACGTGCGGCCGGATGCACAAGCGGTTGTCACTCGAGATGGGTGGGAAGAACGCGCAGATCGTGCTCGAAGATGCCGATCTGGACTTGGCGGTCGACGGTGTGTTGTGGGGCGCGTTCGGTACTACCGGTCAGCGATGCACCGCCACCAGCCGCCTGATCCTGCAGGCCGGCATTCACGACACGTTCGTGGAGAAGCTCGTGGCTCGCGCGCAGGCACTCGTGCTCGGCGACGGTCGCGAGGCTGGCCATGACGTCGGTCCGCTGGTGAACGAAGCGGCGCGTGAGAAGGTCGAACGCTACGTGCAGATCGGCAAGGAACAGGGCGCCACGCTGCGGTGCGGCGGCGCGCGGGCCACGGGTGGTGCGCTCGACGCCGGAATCTTCTTCCAGCCCACGATCTTCACGAATGTGACGGCCGGATCACGATTGGAGCAGGAAGAAATCTTCGGGCCGGTGCTGTCGGTGATCCAGGTCGCTACCGTCGAGGAGGCATTCGCAGTAAACAACGGAGTCCGCTACGGGCTGTCGTCGTCGGTGTACACGAGCAACGTGAATGTTGCGTTTCTCGCGCTTCAGGATCTCGACAACGGCATCACGTACGTGAACGCCCCGACGATCGGCGCCGAGGCGCATCTGCCGTTCGGCGGCGTGAAGGAAACGGGCAACGGACATCGCGAAGGTGGATGGGAAGTGTACGAGTTCTACTCGGAGACCAAGGTGGGCTACGTGGACTACTCTGGAGCACTCCAGCGCGCACAGATCGACAACTACTAA
- the lepB gene encoding signal peptidase I, with amino-acid sequence MAPNKDHRANALRAANGRSRRRAVSFGWVWEWAKVLPPAVLLFLVLRTFVVEAYKIPSGSMERTLLVGDFLLVNKWLYGAEVPYTRRRLPAVRAPQLGDILVFEWPGDPTKNFVKRLVGRPGDTLSMQGGSLLRNGVPVREQYVSHTEPDVDPMTDEFRWQRGYLTNTAAAAEPGMPAIYRPSRDNWGPIVVPPNHLFVLGDNRDNSLDSRYWGFVPDSLLRGTPWIVYYSFTPDSTARAPWLTRIRWGRLGALVR; translated from the coding sequence ATGGCGCCGAACAAGGATCATCGCGCGAACGCACTGCGGGCGGCCAACGGCCGCTCGCGTCGGCGCGCGGTGTCGTTCGGCTGGGTCTGGGAATGGGCCAAGGTGCTGCCGCCGGCGGTGCTGCTGTTCCTGGTACTTCGCACCTTCGTGGTCGAGGCGTACAAGATCCCGTCGGGCAGCATGGAGCGCACGCTGCTTGTGGGAGACTTCTTGCTGGTGAACAAGTGGTTGTACGGCGCCGAGGTGCCGTATACGCGGCGCAGGCTGCCGGCGGTGCGGGCGCCACAGCTCGGCGACATTCTGGTGTTCGAATGGCCCGGCGATCCCACGAAAAACTTTGTGAAGCGTTTGGTGGGGCGCCCTGGGGACACGTTGTCGATGCAGGGTGGCTCGCTGCTCCGCAACGGGGTACCGGTCCGTGAACAGTATGTGTCGCATACCGAGCCGGACGTCGATCCAATGACCGACGAGTTTCGCTGGCAGCGCGGGTATCTCACGAATACCGCGGCGGCCGCCGAACCAGGCATGCCGGCGATCTATCGCCCCTCGCGGGATAACTGGGGCCCCATCGTTGTCCCGCCCAATCATCTCTTTGTGCTCGGCGACAACCGCGATAATTCCCTCGACAGCCGCTATTGGGGATTTGTCCCGGACAGCTTGCTGCGCGGGACGCCGTGGATCGTGTACTACAGCTTCACGCCAGACTCCACGGCGCGTGCACCGTGGCTGACCCGCATCCGGTGGGGCCGCCTGGGGGCGCTCGTTCGCTGA
- a CDS encoding sigma-54 dependent transcriptional regulator: MSARRILVVDDEPGIRQALGQLLEYEGYEVKTATGGAEGITIYDSFRPQLVFLDVKMAGLDGLEVLKRLRQADPNATVVMISGHATIQTAVEATQLGAYDILEKPLDTDRVLVLLRNAFETRLLSEENERLRETIESRYEIVGRTYGIRALLERIDKVAGTPARVLITGENGTGKELVARAIHRGSLRAKKPFVEVNCAAIPSELIESELFGHMKGSFTGAIADRAGKFEQADGGTLFLDEIGDMSLSAQAKVLRVLQDGFVTRIGGSKPIQVDVRVLAATNKLLEDEIANGRFREDLFYRLNVVPITVPPLRERREDIEQLVVYFLQQFAARDGLPARGITDEALVRLSELDWPGNVRELRNTVERLVILASAATITATDVERLVGKRSAEPAGLGNLVDCATFEEFKVAAERAFLLAKLRAFDWNVSETARALDMPRSNLYKKIERYALTRESTPA; the protein is encoded by the coding sequence ATGAGCGCGCGTCGCATTCTCGTCGTCGATGACGAACCGGGTATCCGTCAGGCCCTCGGTCAGCTGCTCGAGTACGAAGGCTACGAGGTCAAGACCGCGACCGGGGGCGCCGAGGGCATCACGATCTACGACAGCTTCCGTCCGCAGCTGGTGTTTCTCGACGTGAAGATGGCGGGCCTCGATGGTCTCGAGGTGCTCAAGCGCCTGCGGCAGGCCGATCCCAACGCCACCGTGGTGATGATCAGCGGGCACGCCACCATTCAAACGGCGGTCGAAGCCACGCAACTCGGCGCCTACGACATTCTCGAGAAGCCGCTCGACACCGATCGCGTGTTGGTGCTGCTGCGCAACGCGTTTGAAACGCGCTTGCTGAGCGAAGAGAACGAACGGCTGCGCGAAACGATCGAGTCACGCTACGAAATCGTGGGCCGCACGTACGGCATTCGCGCGTTGCTCGAGCGCATCGACAAGGTGGCGGGCACGCCGGCCCGCGTGCTGATCACGGGTGAGAACGGCACCGGTAAGGAACTCGTGGCGCGGGCCATTCATCGCGGGTCGTTGCGCGCGAAGAAGCCGTTCGTGGAAGTGAACTGCGCGGCGATCCCGTCGGAGCTGATCGAGAGTGAACTGTTCGGTCACATGAAGGGTTCGTTCACCGGTGCCATCGCGGATCGCGCCGGCAAGTTCGAGCAGGCTGACGGCGGCACGCTGTTTCTCGACGAGATCGGCGATATGTCGCTGAGCGCGCAGGCCAAGGTGTTGCGCGTGTTGCAGGACGGCTTCGTGACGCGAATCGGCGGCAGTAAGCCGATTCAGGTCGACGTGCGCGTGCTGGCCGCCACCAACAAGCTGCTCGAAGACGAGATCGCGAACGGTCGGTTCCGCGAAGACCTGTTCTATCGGCTCAATGTGGTACCCATCACGGTGCCGCCGTTGCGCGAACGTCGTGAAGACATCGAACAGTTGGTGGTGTACTTTCTGCAGCAGTTCGCCGCTCGCGACGGCTTGCCGGCGCGGGGCATCACCGATGAGGCGCTGGTGCGCTTGTCGGAGCTCGATTGGCCCGGCAACGTACGCGAGTTGCGCAACACGGTGGAGCGCTTGGTGATTCTGGCCAGCGCCGCAACGATCACGGCCACCGATGTGGAACGCCTCGTGGGGAAACGGTCGGCTGAGCCGGCGGGACTGGGCAACTTGGTGGACTGCGCCACGTTCGAGGAGTTCAAGGTGGCCGCCGAGCGGGCGTTTCTGCTGGCCAAGCTGCGGGCCTTCGACTGGAACGTATCGGAGACCGCGCGGGCGCTGGACATGCCCCGGTCGAATCTCTACAAGAAGATCGAGCGTTATGCGTTGACGCGAGAAAGCACGCCTGCGTGA